In Lathyrus oleraceus cultivar Zhongwan6 chromosome 2, CAAS_Psat_ZW6_1.0, whole genome shotgun sequence, the DNA window tatgtgacctttggtgatggtgctaaaggaaaaataaaaggtgtgggtaagctggactgctctggagtcccagaactgaataatgtactgttagtaaaaggactgacggccaacctcatcagcataagccaactgtgtgatcaaggatactatattcagttcactaaggagctatgtgttgtgacaaatggagataatcaagaagttatgagaggatccagatccaaagataactgttatctgtgggaacctaagctctcaaacttttccacaatgtgctcctctgccaaggaagaacaggaggtgaagctgtggcatagacgccttggtcatttacacttaaggggaatgaaaaagatcatatccaaggaagcagttagaggaatcccaaagctgcttattgatgaaggaagagtctgtggagaatgccaggtgggcaagcaaaccaagatgtcacatccgaagctgggacatcctacaacttccagagttctggaactgctgcacatggacttaatgggacctatgcaggtggaaagtctgggtggaaagagatatgcatatgtggtggttgatgaccattccagatacacgtggataagcttcatcagagagaagtcagatacatttgatgtcttcaaagacctgtgcatcagacttcaaagggaaaaggatagttgtgttgtccaaattaggagtgatcatggtacggagttcgaaaattccaagtttgatgagttctgcccgtctgaaggaataagtcatgagttctcctctcctataactcctcagcagaatgggatagttgaaaggaaaaatagaactattcaagaatttgccagagctatgattcatgcaaagaagctccctatgcacttttgggctgaagtTATGAATACcgcctgctatgttcacaatagagtcaccttgagaaaaggatCCTCCTtcactctgtatgaaatatggaaaggcagaaaacccactgtgaagtactttcatatctttggaactaaatgctacattctcacagatcgtgaacagagaaggaaaatggatcccaaaagtgatgagggtatattcctaggatactcaactaacagcagagcgtacagagtgttcaactacaggaccaatgtcctgatggaatccataaatgttattgtggatgataaagaggaaggaatcgatgtcatagaggatgttggaacattccttgatactacaacaaacataccagtcaagtctgaagaagtacaggagactcctactgaatgtgaggtagatgcacccaccaaaatgccatctatccGAATTtagaaagaccaccctaaggatcttatcataggagatcccaatagtggtgtgactacccgatcaagggaaattagctcaaattcctgttttgtatccaaggttgaaccaaaaaatgtgaaagaagccctgactgatgaatattggatcaatgccatgcaagatgaactggagcagtttaaaaggaatgaagtatgggagctagttccacgacctgaagggactaacatcattggtaccaagtggatctacaaaaacaagtctgatgagaaaggagtaattactaggaataaagcaagactagtagctcaaggatatactcaagttgaaggggttgagtttgatgagacgtttgcacccgttgctaggcttgagtccatcagattgttgttaggtgtagcatgcattctgaagttcaaattgttccaaatggatgtgaagagtgcattcttaaatggctacttaaataaagaagtctatgtggagcaaccgaaagggttctgtgatcctaaccaacctaagcatgtgtacaagttgaggaaagtcttgtatgggttgaagcaagcacctagagcttggtatgaaaggttgactgaatttctgacctcaaatggatacagaaaaggtgggatagataagaccttgtttgtgaaggatgaagatggcaaaatcatgattgcttaaatctatgtggatgatatagtttttggtggaatgtcagagcaaatggtaaaacattttgttcaccaaatgcaatctgagtttgaaatgagtctggttggggaactgacttattttcttggaatgcaagtcaaccaaatggaggattctatgtttctctcccaaagcaagtatgccaaaaacatagttaagaagtttggtatggataatgctaggcacaagagaactcttgcacctactcatctaaagttaaccaaagatgatggagggcccagtgttgatcaatgcttgtatagaagcatgataggtagtcttctatacctaattgcaagtagacctgacatttcctatgcagttggagtgtgtgcgagataccaagcagagcccaaagtgCGCCAattgaatcaagtcaagaggattctcaagtacatcaatgggacttgtgattatgggatgctgtactcacatggttctgagcctgtcctctctgggtactgtgatgctgactgggctgggagtgctgatgacagaaaaagcacatcaagaggatgtttcttcttgggaaacaatctcatatcatggttcagcaagaagcagaattgtgtatctctgtccactgcagaggctgaatacatagcagctggaagcagttgttcccaactggtttgggtgaaacaaatgctcactgagtacaaagtctctcaaaatttcatgacattattctgtgataatctcagtgccatcaatatttccaagaatcccatccaacacagcaggacccaacatattgacattagacatcacttcatcaaAGATCTagtggaagacaaagtgattaccttggaacatgtagccactgaactccaactggctgacatatttacaaaggctctggatgctactcagtttgaaaacttaaggggaaaactgggaatatgtcgctctgagaacttatagcaaccaatgatgtttgggatgtattgtttaatatctctgcatattaaacaattggaagtgtgcttcgattggtcaacagatcatagctatgtcacttgcaacaagtgtggcaacaagaggttAAGGAGATATCCTAACTTGAGGCAGCCTATGCACCTGCAAGAGTTCAAGGACAATGTTCATGCAtgagtggttctggatgtcagacacaaagtcatggcatcagatatggtggtacctactgtaaatcaagagtgtgtgactacttgatcaaagttgtgaagcaagatcaagtgggtgttgacttggttgaaactgtgaagtaaaaccaagtctgtaattctgtcatttatGTAATTCTATTTAtgttatgttggtctgtaatttaaagtgttgctttggcaacatttttgacaaaaagggggagtaacacctgtgataACCCCAGGACAACAAAGTGTTTTGTTAAAACAGATATTCAAGATAGATTCAAGATCCTCTACtctgcagctgatgttccacttctatgagtgtgagtatgtatgtgtgtgctgcaatcagaagtttttatttaacttctgtgtGTGTGCTacaattagaagtttttatttaacttctgtatgtgtgcttatatgtgaagtttttatttaacttacatgtgtgtgagtgtgttgcaactctgagtgtattagctaggttaatttcctgctagatgtatgttttccgctgctatggactctgttgtgagaccaaagtgttttagccaaaaatttgccaaagagggagtttgtagatgtttaattggctgcattgtatggtaaaatACTAACTGGATTttaatgtcttgactgatgtcatgacatgctgtggagatgtttgtttgactgcattgtaagttagaatatctagctgtactctgatgtcttggctgatgtcatgacattctgagtagtgtactgcaggattagctaatacaggatttattgaatgtcaaactggatgttatgactttcatccctgtcagcagatactgaggaatagaacagttggtgttctgttagaactcagtatttagtttcagtctggttatcaaggaaataccagacctggcataaggcctactgtctgaatgtcaaactggatgttatgacattcatcattgacagcatatactgatCAATAGTcagagtggttttctgctacacttaagtatgtatctcagtctgttcttcaggaggataacagacctgacataaggctaattgtgtaaatgaCAAATTGGATGTattgacatttattaatgtacgctgatactgaggtatggacaaattggtcttgtacagttcagcaaatttgtacagtctgttttcaggaaaaatagacttagcatatggtccttgatttggatgtcaaactgaatgttgtgacattcattcctgacagcgtatgctatattgtaggttgtttagtttttttgtttcagcatttttctcaggctattcttcagggactcaacagctgagagaaaatccaggaaaccaacaaccaagctacaattaatgaacctaacaaataacctatttgttagtaacctagatgtggaatttaagggaacacgcgtgaccttaatttcaggaaaatacaagtacaaggcccaagtgctgcaatataaaaggatgacaatccttcattcagaactggggattttgaggcgtgaagatttagtgtgtccatcatacttcactgctgtatttttgtgagtcttgtattagacatatcttgtaagccaagctattatcacgtagatgattgcattggtatagggtgttcattgagttgtaagtgttgtgtcactctaagcttttaagcgtgagtgctgtgtatcttgattaaagctgttaagcacaatcaagagttgtttgaagtgtgacttcataattgtctttaatattgattaaaggtagtaatcactgaggtgattgagggggagtgagtaggaactctgatcttagtgtaagattgaaattgcattgggtaggtattaagtgatagggttaaacagttggtttaaggtctgaattaatactactaatagtggatttcctccctggcttggtagcccccagacgtaggtcatgttggactgaactgggtaaacaattacttgtgttatttactgcacttacttttaagttctgcatatTTCTTTTCTGCacagaatcggatgtcataacaacccgtgtgacatcgaaagtctgataactagaatttcaaaagTCATGATGGCTTTTGATGTTTGAGTGTTGATGAATGTCAACTGTTGGAAGAGTTTTGATGAGAGTTATGATGAAAAACTCCTAGGGTTTTTGCGAAGAGAATGACAATATGAAGTTAGAGCATTGATAGATAATGAAAAAGTTAGAATCTAGTTCTCTGAAGTATTTCATGTAAAAGAGAAATCACGTTGGTTTTCCAATAAAAAACTGGCGTGTATGTTTTatttacaatatatatatatatatatatatatatagagagagagagagagagagagagagagagagagagagagtaccATAGCGCCATAGTCTGAGAATACATTTAAACTATCTCTCACGTCAGTTTTTTTTAGAATAACCGATGGATTTgatatataaaattaaaaattaaaaagagtttttgaaaaaattgatttgaaaatATTAATGCAAAATATATTACATCTTAGTTGGACCATGTAACTAAGATTAATACTAATAAAAAAAGATTAACAATGAAAAAAAGGAAAGTTGTAAAGGTTCCAACTGAAAAAATAGTAAACAATTGAAAAAAACATAAAATGTTTAACTGAGGTTCGAAGCGAGCTCTCTTATAACTATATTCCCTTGGTTTTTAAGAAAACCAAGGTAACAGgttgtatatatatatatattttaaatataaCATGGCACTCCTAAGATATTTCTCCTCGGTTTTTAAATATTCGAGGTGAAAGTTTGGTCGTGAAATATCTTATTTGTTGTAGTGGTTCTATTTGAGACACAAACTGCATTGCAATACATGAGGCAGATAAGGAACCAGGGGTCAGATATACCCTTAGTTCACTTTTACttatattttaataatatttataTTATGGTTTATAATTTGTCATCAATGTGTTTGATTATggattttaattgaattaatatgAATTTTTTTTGATAACATTAATGTATAATTTAATTAGTAACAATTTTCCTTTGGAATCATTTTTTCTCAACTTTCATTTTATACAACCATGTAGTTATTTGATTCTTTGTATGCTTAATATATAAAGAGTTGTATTCTTCTCCTTTGTCTGCCATTATGGAATCATGCTTGATATCCCGTGTCAATTCACTTTCCATCATACCGCCACTATCATGGTTTTGCTCCATCTAGCTTTGAACGAGTTAAAGTGCATGTGTCATATAGCCCAAAATACTTAAATTTACAGGGTTATAAGATTGGGGATTGCTTATTTCACAATTAGTGGTTCTCACACACCTAAGTATAAAACTTAAAATGCTCCTCAAATAAAGAGATACACTTCTAAACGCACAAAAAATCCACACCCCAACACTTCATAAGTGAGTCATcctaattttttcataaattagtacgaagatgcatctctgtaaAAAATACTAAAGTATACCTTCAGAAGGGTTTTGAGTGTTATTAGTGTATCATGCCTTCCTCATCCCTCATTTTCAGTATAGGTCATTctaaaacaacaacaaaaagTGTGTGTGAAACCCCAAATCCACCACTTTCAATCTTTCTTAAACTTTCTACTATATTGCACATATTCCAAGAGCTTTATCACTTACTACTCAAGTCCATTCAATCCAAAAGCTTTCACTTCCCACATTATGTAAGTTTTTTCATTTCTCTCATTTTTTATTTGTGATGCATGCATTACTAAATAGGTTGTTTGAGTTACAATAGATTGTAGTTACACTCTTAATACATAGTTTATTGAGGTATTCTTTGATAATTTTTTATGTTTAGAGCATAAGGCATGTTAGGTTTATGCGTTTTCTGTCATTTCTGTGTTTCAAGTTTTACGGAAGTGAACTTATGAATTTATTCTGAATTTGATTTTCTTGAGTTACAAAAATGCACTTTCGTATTTTCCTTGCATTGTTTGATTTGCCTATTTTGTCTGCATTATTTCATTTTGCATGTCTGTCATCTGAGTTTGATTTTGTCTGCATTCTTTGATTTTACATGTCTGTCATTTGAGTTTGATTTTGTCTACCTTGTCTgcattattttaattttatatgTCTATCATCTAGTTTATTTATAGGTAAAATGAATGACAACCAAGATCGTTTGAGGTATAATAGAGTGTCCCATCATGCATCTATTCGCATGGAGAGAGCTAGACCCTCGCGACCATCGTTTGGTGTCAATTCATGTGATGCAAAATCATTCACTTATGGAGTTTGGTTGTCTCCGACTTCGTCTTCCTGGAGGCATGTGTCACCTGATGCATCCCCTAAAGTCCATTTTGATCAACTTGTTGCTGATGTTACCATTCATGATGTTGTTCTTGAGGTTTTTGGATGAGGCTCCAATGACACTTTACTACTGCCTCTATATGTAAGTCATGCTCTTAGGGACATATGGGATGGAGAGGTGAAATAAATTTGTATTTATTCTTTGAAACATATGTGTTACAATATTTGAAACTTCTAATGATGATGTTTTTTTTCTTGCAGTACCGGTGATGCTTTAAAATGCATCAAACATGGTAGGAAGATCACGAAGCTGCAACAACCTAATGAGAAATGGTTTTATGATGTCACACATATATCTGGGTTGCAACATTTATGCATGACTGGTTATAATGTCATTAACCATGGTATGTTTTCAGCTTTTATGGAGAGATGACACTCAAATATGTCATCTTTCATCTTTTTATTAGTGAGATATCCATCACACTAGATGATTGTCATCCATGCTACATCTTCTAATCAAGGGAAGATTATTAAGCCACTCCCTAATCACTAAACCCGATGCACTGGACATGATAGTGGCCTATTTGGGAGCTGACCCAAAGGATGCCCAAAAGGATATGGATGATACTAGAGGGTGTCATTGCTAGATTTTCATTTCTGGAGGAGCTGTATAGAAATCACGTGGTTGCAGTAGTGGAAGACAATGGTATGATGCATATGTTTTGCATCATAGGGCATTTGTATTTAGATCATACCTTATGTATTTGGTTGACACGTCCATATTTGTGGACAACAATGTTTATTAAGTCGATGTGGTTTATCTTAGATACTTCATTGACTTCGAGTGCATTCATGAGTACAATTAGGGGGGCCTTGTTTAGTTTACCCGTGCTCGAAGTTAGGTGAATTTTGTCTTTTGAAGACTAGATAGATGATAATAAGAAACATGTTATTTACGGTTATATATTTGCATATTTATTGTTACTAATATTTCATAAAATGTGTGTTACCCATTACTAATACTTTATCTGAACCATTTTCATACATGGATCCTCTCTCACTTTCCACACATCTCTGGTTGGTCATCTGAGAATGACTACTCTAAGGATTTTCCACGTGCATATGCATAAGTCCCGCTCAGAGGGAATAATGTGATCAAATCGTTCTGAATGTTTCTTGGTTGTACTGCAACATATGACATATGTTACACACCGTATGACACTCATCGTCAGACGTATCCCTTGGATGACATATCCTTATACTCTTGATGGTTGATTTGTGGGTCACACCTTATGCATCATTATCTGCCTGAACGAGTCATGCGAGAGTTCGGGTTTCAACAAGGTATTCCAAGAGACTCCACTGTGTCTGCTCGTCCAAGTATGACATGCAGAGAAGTTAATGCAATGTTTGGTGATTTCTATAATCATCTGGTACCAGAGAAAGAACAAAACGTGTAAGCTTCTCGACCATGGAGTATTACATTCGGCTACATATGATGGTATTTCAGAGTGTCACGTTCTTACATGACACCACATGCTCAAAGAGATCCACCTAAGCCAACTCATCAAGAGATATTAGAGGAAGAGCAGCAGACTAGGGAATATCATGACGTTGATGTGATACCTCTATGTCAACGTATTATAACTATTGCGCGAGCGTGTATATAAAGAGAGGATAATTTTCAGAAGGCACTCATGTGAGAGCCACTATATAGAGGCCATTCTATCTGAGGCACAAACCACATTGCAATATGTGAGGGCCACTATTACAGAGGTGCGCATACAAATTCATcttcttttaataaaataaagtATGTGACTCACTTATGAATAAATGTAGTGTATTTTGAGCACATCCGAAAGTATATTTCTGAAATTGAGAAAGACAACTTTGAATTCTTCACCTGGAAGAGAACCCCAGTAAAATTTGGTTACTTGACCTTAGATCTTCTTACTATTTAGTTTGAACTAGTGATAAGACTTGTAATGTTTATCTCACGTATATATGCCATTTCTTACTAGAatacataaaaaaaaaaaaaaaaaaaacttgtTTGATTGCCTCAACCAGCTAGACAGTGTATATAGGTCACGATTATTCTAGAAACTAAATTAGAAAGGAAGATAACTTGTGTTGTGCCCTTGATTAATCACAATCAATTGCATCATCTCTCCTACCTAAACCAATATCTCAATGAGGCAGTTGCATTATCTATGGCCTCTTGCATCCTTTACTCTATTTTTTTAACTTGTTCAAAACGTAAACAACCTAACCTAACATAAGGTCAGGAATCTGGACACATATAAATGAAAATATATCTTATGTTTTTAACGGATTAGCTAGCTTCTAATTTATGCTTATACATGTTAATTCATCATTTGATGTGATAGTTGTATTTGTATAGTACAAAATTTCTTTAGCCGGCGAGAAATTATAGCGACAAAGTTGACTTATATGTTATATATAGCACAAGTCAAATACTTAACTATATGGATTCGTTAACGATTTTAGATTTCTCACATTTTAACACGGCaaggaaaataataataataataataataataataataataataataataataataataataataataataataataataataataataataataattactTCGAGTATCATTAGATCAAAAAATATTTATAATTGTAATAATTATTACAAAAGTTTATTTGATGCAATATAGAGCATATAACTACGAGAAATATGATTTGTAACTTTAAATACAAAAGTATTTATGCATGTGTGCCTTTTCATTTTGTACAACATAAAATACAGTAAACATAATCATTACATCCCAAGTATAAACTTAAAAATGAATCTACACATATAAAAGCTGTATCTGAATTAATGAATCAAAATAGATGAATTTCTTTAACTATGTGTTGATGGGACTTTCCTCAAAGATAATCAATGATTCTTCTCTACCATGGAATTTTTGATGGAGAAGTGCATGTCAAGCTGCAAAATTAAAAGAATAAATTAAAATATATcaagattatatatatatatatatatatatatatatatatatatatatatatatatatatatatatatatatatatatatatatatatatatatatatatattatatatatatatatatatatatatatatatatatatatatatatatatatataatctatGGTTTTAAATTATAgtttaatatttaaaaaaaaattgaggTAGTTAAAGATCACAACCACAAATTTGACTATATGCAATTTAGAGTAATAGTAACTTAGAGTTATACTAAAAATTATTAGACATAACTAAATTAGTGACAAAAATttggaaaaattaatatttatcTAGTGATTGAAAAAAAGGGAAAGACAAAAATAGTGAGAATAGAGCCTTACTCTAGAAGCTCTTTCCAGTAGGAGTCACTTGATTCATCAATGAACTTCTCCCAATCGTCAAAGATTATGTTTGAAGGTgattgaatggacatttgagcTTTCTTAAAGTCACTTTCCACTTGATTGAAAGTTGTTTTAGGAGAGGAAGCAACCAAAGCAGGAAGTGGATTttcttcttgattattttcacATGAAATGCTTCTCATTTTGCTATAATCAAGATATTGTAAATTTGATCCACCATTTGAAATATCTTGCTTAGAAAACTCACTTATTAGTCCATGAGAGTATAGACTAGGGTTCATAGCATATTCTTCACCACCATTATTCAAACCTAATGACTCCTTAGTTTGAGTTGTGTTTGCTCCATTCAAAAGCACATTGAACGGATTAAGATTAGGAATAATATTTCCTAAAGAGCTATAAGGGTTCATAGCAAATGAATTATTGGTGTTCATAATTTGTAACATGTTTTGCAACAATTGCATTTTGGCTATGTGAGTAATATCTGGCTGAAAACCAATAGGGTTGTTGCTAAAAGTATTGCCTATATTTGACATTCCAAGTAAGTTGGAAATACTCATGAGATGGTTATAATCAGTTCTTGGCTTATGAGTTCCAGGATCAATTCCCATTTTCAAAAGCTTTTTCCTCATGTTTGTGTTCCAAAAATTCTTTATCTCGTTATCTGTTCGTCCGGGAAGATGTGCAGCAATCTTAGACCACctacacacaaaaaaaaaaaaaatatgttAAAGATGTTTTTTTAATGAAAATTGTTGATTTATAAATATCAGCAGAAAGACGTAGATATATACTTGTTTCCGAGTACTGAATGAAGATTCACGATGATTCTTTCTTCTTCATCAGTGAATTTTCCTCTCTTAATATCAGGTCTCAAATAATTTGTCCACCTTAACCTACAGCTCTTCCCACACCTATTCAAACCAGCACGTTTTGAAAGTGTTCCCCAATTTCCATGGCCATGTTTGTTGATATAATCAACCAGCttctcatcttcttcttctgtCCATGGCCCTTTCTTCACACCAATTTCATCACAACATGGTGACCTACCCATGATATTGCACAATATGAATCAATGTTCCAAGACAAATTAAAACTATAGGTTATAGGAACTTAGCATAGGTTGCATATTATGTATGGTTTTATAGATGTAAAACCAAATGATACCAacattttttaattattttttttaaaatatcaaCACGTATATCAATTGGTAATTGAGGAAGCAGTGTCAAAGAAGCAACCTAGC includes these proteins:
- the LOC127119758 gene encoding transcription factor MYB41, which translates into the protein MGRSPCCDEIGVKKGPWTEEEDEKLVDYINKHGHGNWGTLSKRAGLNRCGKSCRLRWTNYLRPDIKRGKFTDEEERIIVNLHSVLGNKWSKIAAHLPGRTDNEIKNFWNTNMRKKLLKMGIDPGTHKPRTDYNHLMSISNLLGMSNIGNTFSNNPIGFQPDITHIAKMQLLQNMLQIMNTNNSFAMNPYSSLGNIIPNLNPFNVLLNGANTTQTKESLGLNNGGEEYAMNPSLYSHGLISEFSKQDISNGGSNLQYLDYSKMRSISCENNQEENPLPALVASSPKTTFNQVESDFKKAQMSIQSPSNIIFDDWEKFIDESSDSYWKELLDLTCTSPSKIPW